The stretch of DNA TCCGATACTCGACAAAACGTGGAAGGTGGTGGACCGTCGGTCTGATAGGCATTGACATGCACACCAATTGCCGGCGAGTTAGGAGTGACGATGACTTTTATAAAGGGAGTGTACTTCTCAAGTGAGTCCTTCAGCAGTTGACTCGGCCACGGAATCTTTTCTTCATTGCTAACAGGAGGAAATCCTGCGAGGTAGGAGAATGAGAGAAACTCTAACCTGTCGTGCGTTTCAACAAGCGGTATGGCCGGCGCCCCGGCGGAACGATAGCTCAGAACTGTACAGGCCGAATTCAGGAGAAGCACATGTCCTAAGAAAATGAGACTGACGAGGGTGGGCGAATAACGTTTGATACCCATACGCATTCGAATCATGCGAGCATTCAGGGGGACAGCCCAAACAAGCCGTGCCTGTATACCATCTCATCAACAATTTGGCCACTTCCTTCCGCGCGATTCTCCCCTGTTCGCTGAAGATGAACAGGGCGGCGTGAGAACAAAGGGGGCGGGAGTCTTTTGTCATCGGACTGCGATGTCCGGGTTAGAAAAGACTCCCAACCCCATTATTCGACCCCATTGTTGTCATTCTCCGCAATAATTTGATTGCACGCTACCTCGCAGCCGAAGTAACATAATCGTTACCATCTTCATGCGCGAGATACGCATACTCGAATATCTTGACCTCAAGGCGCGTTCTCCATTTGCCACATGGTTCAAAGGCCTACCTGCTGTCGCCTCAGCAAAAGTGGCCGCAGCACTCTATCGGTTAGCTGCCGGGAACTGGTCGAACGTCAAGGGAGTTGGAGCTGGAGTGTTTGAACGGAAGATCGATGCCGGGCCTGGCTATCGCGTCTATTTCGGCAAGGATGGCGACAGTCTTGTGATCCTCCTAGGTGGCAGCACGAAGCAGCGCCAGCAACAGGCGATCGAGACGGCTAGAGTCCGGTGGACAGATTACCGTCGTCGTAAGGACACCAAGAAGACATAACAGGGAACGGGGGGGGGAACCTATGGCACTCACGCGAGAGTTCAGAAACACGGTGACGGCCCGCGCGGAGCGCGATCCCCGCTTTCGTGAGGCGCTGTTTACGGAGGCGCTGAATGCATATTTTTCCGGCGATACCACTGTGGG from Fimbriimonadaceae bacterium encodes:
- a CDS encoding type II toxin-antitoxin system RelE/ParE family toxin, producing the protein MREIRILEYLDLKARSPFATWFKGLPAVASAKVAAALYRLAAGNWSNVKGVGAGVFERKIDAGPGYRVYFGKDGDSLVILLGGSTKQRQQQAIETARVRWTDYRRRKDTKKT